Proteins from a single region of Tachysurus vachellii isolate PV-2020 chromosome 15, HZAU_Pvac_v1, whole genome shotgun sequence:
- the LOC132858510 gene encoding large proline-rich protein BAG6-like: MEEQENYMIDVTVKTLDSQSRSYTVRDQITVKEFKEHISPSVGNPVDKLRLIYQGQVLQDEKTLAEYNLNGKAIHLVERAPPQTTQSRSGSRRVPGTSGGSQTGNTTTPQAVPQGATHDRNANSYVMLGTVNLPVNTMDSQQIQMSIQQIMAALWEGIRNTRASSSNGV; this comes from the exons ATGGAGGAACAAGAAAATTATATGATAGATGTCACTGTGAAAACTCTGGACTCTCAGAGCAGAAGCTATACTGTGAGAGATCAG ATCACTGTGAAGGAGTTTAAAGAGCATATATCTCCCTCCGTGGGAAATCCTGTAGACAAACTGAGGCTGATCTACCAGGGACAAGTTCTTCAGGATGAGAAAACTCTGGCAGAATACA ATTTAAATGGTAAAGCCATTCACCTGGTGGAGCGAGCGCCACCTCAGACGACTCAGTCAAGATCAGGCTCAAGAAGAGTACCTGGGACTTCAGGAGGCTCACAGACTGGAAACACCACAACTCCTCAGGCTGTACCGCAAGGAGCTACACATGATCGCAATGCTAATAGCTATGTTATGCTTGGTACCGTTAATCTCCCTGTGAATACCATGGACTCTCAGCAGATTCAG ATGTCTATCCAGCAGATAATGGCAGCCCTCTGGGAGGGTATACGAAATACACGAGCCAGCAGCAGCAATGGGGTATGA
- the LOC132858509 gene encoding large proline-rich protein BAG6-like, whose protein sequence is MDGSSAQDSAPPPSYTTSTPSPSVQPIDTYPLPSSSPPSSSTSAQTDNAPLHPSGTNHPSPAELVEMLGELRRVEERLQPFIQRAHSILEAATTAEYNNNTQEREEDQHFLNLVGEALRLLGNALAVLSDLRCNLSSAPPRHLHVIRPYISHYATSVLQPGGVHHMPIEVRFSVCTYFINKRQS, encoded by the exons ATGGATGGTTCTTCAGCTCAGGATTCTGCTCCACCCCCTTCTTACACCACCTCTACACCATCTCCTTCTGTCCAGCCCATAGACACATACCCTCTTCCATCCAGCTCACCTCCTTCATCCTCTACTTCTGCTCAGACTGATAATGCACCTCTTCATCCTTCAGGCACCAA CCATCCCAGCCCTGCAGAACTGGTCGAGATGTTAGGAGAGCTAAGAAGAGTAGAAGAGAGACTCCAGCCATTCATCCAGAGAGCTCACTCTATCCTGGAGGCAGCCACCACTGCTGAATACAACAATAAT acacaggagagagaggaggaccAGCATTTTCTAAACCTGGTGGGAGAAGCTCTTCGGCTCTTAGGAAATGCTCTGGCTGTCCTGAGTGATCTGCGCTGTAATCTGTCGAGTGCACCTCCACGTCACCTGCATGTGATAAGGCCATATATTTCTCACTACGCTACCTCTGTTCTGCAACCAGGTGGTGTGCATCACATGCCCATAGAGGTAAGATTTAGTGTTTGcacatattttataaacaagagACAAAGCTGA